A genomic region of Leptolyngbya sp. NIES-2104 contains the following coding sequences:
- a CDS encoding glycosyltransferase family 4 protein — protein MSQLPKLNLLLLSTPVGAIGSGLGGGVELTLTNIARSLINLGHAVTVVAPEGSVLDGIPLVQIPGNLQITAQSQGRDAPITLPANSVLSNCWNYARQVQHQYDVIINFAYDWLPFYLTPFFDCPIAHLVSMGSLTDAMDHIIGEVAEQFPNAIAVHSLAQADTFSFRDRCFNLKNGFDLSQYQFNSTPNNHLAWVGRIAPEKGLEDAVAAVQQLGIPLKIWGVIQDKTYWNHVRSNYPNAPIEYCGFLSTQDLQQALGQSRALLMTPHWIEAFGNVAIEALACGVPVIAYRRGGPAEIVKEGETGWLVEPDSITGLVEAISKLEKIDRANCRLDAEREYSLSAMGKRLEIWLDRIVQSHNLPS, from the coding sequence GTGTCTCAACTTCCTAAGCTCAATCTTTTGTTACTCTCGACTCCAGTTGGTGCGATCGGATCTGGACTCGGTGGCGGTGTTGAACTGACCTTAACGAATATTGCTCGATCGCTCATCAATCTCGGTCATGCTGTCACGGTCGTTGCTCCTGAAGGCTCAGTCTTAGACGGAATTCCGCTCGTCCAAATTCCCGGCAATCTCCAAATTACAGCGCAATCTCAAGGACGCGATGCACCGATTACCTTACCTGCAAATTCAGTACTCAGTAACTGCTGGAACTATGCGCGTCAAGTTCAACACCAGTATGATGTGATTATTAACTTTGCTTACGATTGGTTGCCGTTTTACCTCACCCCATTCTTTGACTGTCCGATCGCGCATTTAGTGAGCATGGGTTCGCTGACTGATGCAATGGATCACATTATCGGCGAAGTTGCTGAACAGTTTCCAAATGCGATCGCAGTTCACAGTCTCGCTCAAGCGGATACATTTTCGTTTCGCGATCGCTGTTTTAATCTCAAGAATGGCTTTGATCTATCTCAATACCAATTCAATTCAACCCCAAACAATCATTTAGCTTGGGTTGGTCGAATTGCTCCCGAAAAAGGGCTAGAAGATGCAGTCGCCGCCGTTCAACAGCTTGGAATTCCGCTGAAAATCTGGGGTGTGATTCAAGATAAAACGTACTGGAATCATGTTCGATCGAACTATCCGAATGCACCAATTGAGTACTGCGGCTTTCTCTCGACGCAAGACTTACAGCAAGCTTTAGGACAATCTCGCGCATTGTTAATGACTCCACATTGGATTGAAGCGTTTGGAAATGTTGCGATCGAGGCGTTAGCTTGTGGTGTTCCGGTGATTGCTTATCGTCGAGGAGGTCCAGCAGAGATTGTAAAAGAAGGTGAAACGGGATGGTTAGTTGAGCCAGATAGTATTACTGGATTAGTTGAAGCGATTTCTAAGTTAGAAAAGATCGATCGTGCAAATTGCCGTCTAGATGCTGAGCGCGAATACTCTTTATCAGCAATGGGCAAGCGTCTGGAAATTTGGCTCGATCGCATTGTACAATCGCACAATTTACCCTCATGA
- a CDS encoding LD-carboxypeptidase, with amino-acid sequence MKRCQPPAPLQPGDLLHVIAPSGTLREFTAFNQGIEVWRQRGYQVELMPGFDDRQGYLAGTDENRRTQLLTAFKDPNCRGILCARGGWGGARLLEKWRFPAVEPKWLIGFSDITSLLWAYAEQGISGVHAPLLTTITSEPDWSKTRLFDWVEGRSLPALQGSGWGDGQASGLLLPANLTVATHLLGTPWQPDFSGVILAIEDVTEAPYRIDRMLTQWRLCGEFRHIRGIAIGRFSQCDPPANVPSFSVEEVLRDRLSDLGIPIVTDLPFGHDGENAALPVGIPAEIDGDRGILSFQANT; translated from the coding sequence ATGAAGCGCTGTCAACCTCCCGCCCCACTCCAACCCGGTGATCTCCTGCATGTGATTGCTCCCAGTGGCACACTGCGCGAATTTACCGCATTCAATCAAGGCATTGAAGTTTGGAGACAGCGAGGCTATCAGGTTGAATTGATGCCAGGATTTGACGATCGACAGGGCTATCTGGCTGGCACTGATGAAAATCGCCGCACTCAATTGTTAACGGCTTTCAAAGATCCGAACTGTCGCGGAATTTTGTGTGCTCGTGGCGGTTGGGGTGGCGCAAGACTACTCGAAAAATGGCGATTTCCAGCCGTTGAACCGAAATGGTTAATTGGATTTTCAGATATTACTAGCTTGCTGTGGGCATACGCAGAACAAGGAATTTCTGGTGTTCATGCACCATTGCTAACCACGATCACATCTGAACCCGATTGGTCAAAAACTCGCTTATTTGATTGGGTCGAAGGTCGTTCTCTTCCTGCACTTCAAGGCTCAGGTTGGGGAGATGGTCAGGCTTCCGGCTTGTTGCTTCCTGCCAATCTAACCGTTGCAACACATCTATTGGGTACACCTTGGCAACCGGATTTTTCTGGCGTGATTTTAGCGATCGAAGATGTCACCGAAGCTCCGTATCGTATCGATCGAATGTTAACTCAATGGCGCTTGTGTGGAGAGTTTCGCCACATTCGCGGCATTGCGATCGGTCGATTTAGTCAATGTGATCCGCCTGCGAATGTTCCAAGTTTCAGTGTCGAAGAAGTTTTACGCGATCGACTTTCTGATCTAGGAATTCCAATTGTTACCGACTTGCCATTCGGTCACGATGGCGAGAATGCTGCTTTACCTGTCGGAATTCCAGCCGAAATCGATGGCGATCGGGGTATTCTCAGTTTTCAAGCAAATACTTGA
- a CDS encoding Uma2 family endonuclease — protein sequence MITTAPKEVLAPIQEQPSKPFTLEDFIANPPQDMEWVDGELVEKTGMTVKHGIVQGRIGRYWSDYAAIHEPGGEASPELPCRTLKQGRRPDVAYLPPVVLTQTSQLQTAPQSYPLIAEVASPTDDAEELFAKAIEYLESGCEEVWLVFPEAKLIMVKTIDQSWQVFSSGQTISTQKVLVGFSIAIDQVFA from the coding sequence GTGATTACAACTGCCCCAAAAGAAGTTCTGGCTCCAATTCAGGAACAACCTTCTAAGCCATTTACCCTGGAGGATTTTATTGCAAATCCTCCACAGGACATGGAATGGGTCGATGGCGAATTAGTTGAGAAAACAGGAATGACGGTTAAGCATGGAATTGTGCAGGGTCGAATTGGCAGATATTGGAGCGATTATGCTGCTATTCATGAACCTGGTGGAGAAGCTTCACCTGAACTACCTTGTAGAACGCTGAAGCAAGGAAGACGACCTGATGTTGCTTATCTGCCTCCCGTTGTTCTCACTCAAACTAGTCAGCTTCAAACTGCACCTCAAAGCTATCCTTTGATTGCAGAAGTCGCTTCACCAACTGACGATGCAGAGGAATTATTTGCCAAAGCGATCGAATACCTGGAATCCGGTTGCGAAGAAGTCTGGCTCGTCTTCCCTGAAGCTAAATTAATCATGGTCAAAACGATCGATCAATCTTGGCAGGTTTTTAGCTCAGGACAAACGATTTCGACTCAGAAAGTTCTCGTTGGTTTTAGCATTGCAATCGATCAAGTATTTGCTTGA
- a CDS encoding M61 family metallopeptidase — MNKEEFEIARSLQLEDESSNSSPPRALSIQYSVAMPAPESHLFEVTLRVEGWESPTLDLKMPVWTPGSYLVREYSRHLQNFKSDLPSQKLAKNHYQIQTEGKESIEVRYQIFANELTVRTNHLDENHGYFNGAALFFYIPGFEKQPIRVTIVPPRADWKVVTALSEVEPSTFEAKDFDTLVDSPFEIGQHQIYSFEVLGKLHQFVIWGEGKLDIDRILHDTKKVIEVEAKMFGGLPYDRYFFLLHLTANSFGGLEHKDCCSLIYSRLGFRAKEKYDRFIQLVAHEFFHLWNVKRIRPKALEVFNYDGENYTPSLWFSEGTTSFYDLAFPYRAGIYDAKAYLNALGQEISRYLTTPGRLVQPLSESSFDAWIKLYRPDANSANSQISYYLKGEMVTLLLDLAIRIKHQNQRSFDDVMRIMWQQFGKDEIGFTPEQLKTTIESVAGFDLTNFFDRYLHGTEELPFDEYLAGFGLRLKSNADNPNLAPLTGMTVKSEGGREMIKFVETGSPAQKAAIDSGDELLAIDGLRVGSGQFEERLKDYQPGDTITVTVFHGDELKQRSLVLGQPRATSYLIDFIENPSTVQQQNFEQWLGVSLTSVSR, encoded by the coding sequence CACACCTCTTTGAGGTGACATTGCGCGTTGAAGGCTGGGAATCACCCACGCTTGATCTCAAAATGCCCGTTTGGACTCCCGGATCGTATCTAGTGCGGGAATATTCGCGGCATTTGCAGAACTTCAAATCTGATTTACCTTCGCAGAAATTAGCAAAGAATCATTATCAGATTCAGACCGAGGGGAAAGAGTCGATCGAGGTTCGCTATCAGATTTTCGCGAATGAGCTAACGGTTAGAACGAATCACCTTGATGAAAATCACGGCTACTTTAACGGGGCGGCGTTGTTCTTTTACATTCCTGGATTTGAGAAGCAGCCGATTCGAGTGACGATCGTTCCGCCTCGTGCAGATTGGAAAGTGGTGACTGCGCTTTCTGAGGTGGAACCGAGTACGTTTGAAGCAAAAGATTTTGATACATTAGTCGATAGTCCTTTTGAAATTGGACAGCATCAAATTTATTCGTTTGAAGTGTTAGGAAAACTGCATCAATTTGTGATTTGGGGAGAAGGAAAGCTGGATATCGATCGCATTCTTCACGACACCAAGAAAGTGATCGAAGTTGAAGCGAAAATGTTTGGAGGATTGCCGTACGATCGCTATTTCTTCTTATTACATTTGACAGCGAATTCATTTGGTGGACTAGAACATAAAGATTGCTGTTCATTGATTTATTCGCGGCTTGGATTTCGAGCGAAAGAAAAGTACGATCGCTTTATTCAACTCGTCGCACACGAATTCTTTCACTTGTGGAACGTGAAGCGAATTCGCCCCAAAGCGCTCGAAGTTTTTAACTATGATGGCGAGAATTACACTCCGTCTCTTTGGTTTAGTGAAGGCACAACGAGCTTTTATGATTTAGCGTTTCCGTATCGTGCAGGAATCTACGACGCGAAAGCTTACTTGAATGCTTTAGGTCAAGAAATTTCTCGCTATTTAACGACACCAGGACGTTTAGTACAACCTCTGAGTGAATCGAGTTTTGATGCTTGGATTAAGTTGTACCGACCTGATGCAAACAGCGCGAATTCTCAGATTTCTTACTATCTCAAAGGTGAGATGGTTACGTTGCTACTTGATTTAGCAATTCGGATTAAGCATCAGAATCAGCGATCGTTCGATGATGTGATGCGAATTATGTGGCAGCAATTTGGGAAAGACGAAATCGGGTTCACACCGGAGCAATTGAAAACGACGATCGAATCAGTTGCTGGATTTGATTTGACGAATTTCTTCGATCGATATCTTCACGGCACAGAAGAATTACCATTCGATGAGTATTTAGCAGGTTTCGGATTGAGACTGAAATCGAATGCGGACAATCCGAACTTAGCGCCGCTCACTGGAATGACGGTGAAGTCTGAAGGTGGACGAGAAATGATCAAGTTTGTGGAAACGGGTTCGCCTGCTCAGAAAGCCGCGATCGATTCAGGCGATGAACTGCTTGCGATCGACGGATTGCGAGTCGGTTCTGGACAATTTGAAGAGCGATTGAAAGACTATCAACCGGGAGATACGATCACTGTCACTGTGTTTCATGGAGATGAATTGAAACAGCGATCGCTTGTCTTGGGACAACCACGGGCAACGAGTTATTTGATCGACTTTATTGAGAATCCTTCTACTGTTCAGCAGCAAAACTTTGAACAATGGCTTGGTGTTTCGCTGACTTCCGTTTCACGCTAA